In Vibrio diazotrophicus, the following proteins share a genomic window:
- the parC gene encoding DNA topoisomerase IV subunit A — protein sequence MSTEINFEGVEQLPMRKFTEDAYLNYSMYVIMDRALPYIGDGLKPVQRRIIYAMSELGLSAAAKYKKSARTVGDVLGKYHPHGDSACYEAMVLMAQPFSYRYPLVDGQGNWGAPDDPKSFAAMRYTEAKLSKFAEVLLGELGQGNVDWQPNFDGTMKEPQMLPARLPHILLNGVTGIAVGMATDIPPHNVREIAEATIHLIDNPKSELSDVMQFVKGPDYPTEAEIISPQAELEKIYRTGRGSIKARAIWHKEGSDIVISALPHQVSGAKLLEQIANQMRAKKLPMVDDLRDESDHENPTRIVIVPRSNRVDCDLLMSHLFASTDLEKSFRVNLNMIGLDNRPQVKGLVNILNEWIEFRRTSVRRRLQFRLDKVMARLHILEGLLVAYLNLDEVIEIIRTEDDPKAVLMARFGITDIQADAILDTRLRNLAKLEEMKIRGEQDELEKERKKLEDLLGSERRLNTLLKKEIKADAEKYGDDRRSPLVEREEAKALTERDLMPSELITVVLSEKGWIRHAKGHDVDGTSLSYKSGDAYLAQASGKSNQQAVFFGSDGRSYSLESHTLPSARGQGEPITGRLNVAEGTTIRQVIMGEEDQLWLVGSDAGYGFVCKGTDLLSKNRSGKALVNLPENAEIMEPQAVINLETDEILTITNLGRMLLFPIKDLPQLGKGKGNKIINIPAAKAKSRDEVVSHLIALPSGASVTLYAGKRKLGLKPSDLDNFRGERGRRGGLLPRGLQRVTEIEIDTSNIEASSESEE from the coding sequence ATGAGTACTGAAATTAACTTCGAGGGTGTTGAACAACTTCCGATGCGCAAGTTTACGGAAGATGCTTACCTGAACTACTCGATGTACGTAATCATGGACCGTGCCTTGCCATACATTGGTGATGGTTTAAAGCCGGTCCAACGACGCATTATTTATGCAATGTCGGAGCTGGGGCTTTCGGCTGCGGCAAAATATAAAAAATCAGCACGTACCGTTGGTGACGTGTTGGGTAAATACCATCCGCACGGTGACTCTGCATGTTACGAAGCAATGGTATTGATGGCTCAGCCTTTCTCTTACCGCTACCCTCTGGTGGACGGTCAAGGTAACTGGGGTGCGCCGGATGATCCGAAATCTTTCGCGGCAATGCGTTATACAGAAGCAAAGCTATCTAAATTTGCTGAAGTTCTATTAGGCGAACTTGGCCAAGGTAACGTGGATTGGCAACCAAACTTTGATGGCACGATGAAAGAGCCACAAATGTTGCCCGCGCGTCTACCACATATTCTGCTAAACGGTGTTACTGGTATTGCCGTTGGTATGGCGACTGATATTCCGCCACACAACGTGCGCGAAATTGCAGAAGCAACTATTCATCTGATTGATAACCCGAAATCGGAACTGTCAGATGTGATGCAGTTTGTGAAAGGGCCGGATTATCCAACCGAAGCGGAAATTATTTCTCCTCAAGCTGAGTTGGAAAAAATCTATCGCACTGGTCGCGGCAGTATTAAAGCGCGTGCAATTTGGCACAAAGAAGGTTCTGATATCGTTATTTCGGCTCTGCCACATCAGGTTTCTGGTGCAAAACTTCTGGAGCAAATTGCCAACCAGATGCGTGCGAAGAAACTGCCTATGGTTGACGATCTACGAGATGAATCGGATCACGAAAACCCGACTCGAATCGTGATTGTTCCGCGTTCAAATCGTGTCGATTGCGATTTGCTGATGAGCCATCTGTTCGCTTCTACTGATTTAGAGAAAAGTTTCCGTGTAAACCTGAATATGATTGGTTTAGATAACCGTCCTCAGGTTAAAGGTCTAGTTAACATTCTTAATGAATGGATCGAATTCCGTCGCACTAGCGTTCGACGTCGTCTTCAATTCCGTCTTGATAAAGTCATGGCTCGTTTACACATCTTGGAAGGTTTGTTGGTTGCATACCTTAACCTTGATGAAGTGATCGAAATTATCCGTACTGAAGACGATCCGAAAGCAGTATTGATGGCTCGCTTTGGTATCACTGACATTCAAGCCGATGCGATTTTAGACACCAGACTTCGTAACTTAGCGAAACTGGAAGAGATGAAGATTCGCGGTGAGCAAGACGAGTTAGAGAAAGAACGTAAAAAACTGGAAGATCTTCTAGGCTCTGAACGCCGTCTGAATACATTGCTGAAAAAAGAGATCAAAGCGGATGCTGAGAAATACGGTGATGATCGCCGCTCACCATTAGTAGAGCGTGAAGAAGCGAAAGCGCTGACTGAACGTGACTTGATGCCTAGTGAACTAATCACTGTGGTTCTGTCAGAAAAAGGTTGGATTCGTCATGCGAAAGGTCATGACGTTGATGGCACCAGCTTAAGCTACAAATCAGGCGATGCTTACTTAGCTCAAGCAAGTGGTAAGAGTAACCAGCAAGCTGTGTTCTTTGGTAGTGATGGCCGTAGCTACTCGCTCGAGTCACATACCTTACCTTCAGCTCGTGGTCAGGGTGAACCGATTACAGGACGATTGAACGTTGCTGAAGGAACGACGATCCGTCAGGTTATTATGGGTGAAGAAGATCAGCTATGGCTGGTTGGCTCTGATGCCGGTTATGGTTTCGTCTGTAAGGGCACCGATCTGCTTTCGAAAAACCGCAGTGGTAAAGCTCTGGTGAACTTACCTGAAAACGCAGAGATTATGGAACCTCAAGCGGTCATCAACCTTGAAACTGATGAGATCCTAACCATTACCAACTTGGGACGAATGCTGTTGTTCCCAATTAAAGATTTGCCACAGTTAGGCAAAGGTAAAGGTAATAAGATCATCAATATTCCGGCTGCAAAAGCAAAATCTCGTGATGAAGTTGTGTCACATCTGATTGCGTTACCAAGTGGTGCTTCAGTTACTCTGTATGCTGGTAAGCGTAAGCTTGGTCTCAAACCGAGTGATTTAGATAACTTCCGAGGTGAACGTGGCCGTCGTGGTGGACTTCTGCCAAGAGGTTTGCAGCGCGTAACAGAGATCGAGATTGATACTTCAAATATAGAAGCGAGCTCGGAGTCCGAAGAGTAA
- the yqiA gene encoding esterase YqiA yields MSKRPSLLLYIHGFNSSPLSHKAQVMSEYCKNHRPDIKVVVPKLPSFPAQAAHHLLDVVNQYKDDYQIGLVGSSLGGYFSTWLNAKFGFRAVLVNPAVKPFELLASFLGEQENPYTQERYILDESHIQELIELDIPELHSPQDFWLLQQTEDEVLDYRQAVEKYADSKQTVETGGDHSFIDFERYPAQIIKFLDL; encoded by the coding sequence ATGTCAAAGCGTCCATCTTTACTTCTTTATATTCATGGTTTTAACAGTTCACCTCTGTCGCATAAGGCGCAGGTCATGAGTGAGTACTGCAAGAATCATCGTCCTGACATCAAAGTGGTTGTTCCCAAATTGCCGAGCTTTCCTGCTCAGGCAGCGCATCATCTTTTGGATGTTGTAAATCAGTATAAAGATGATTATCAAATTGGCTTGGTAGGAAGTTCATTAGGTGGCTACTTTTCCACTTGGTTAAACGCAAAATTTGGCTTTCGTGCAGTGTTAGTCAATCCAGCTGTGAAACCTTTTGAGCTTTTAGCATCGTTTCTTGGTGAACAAGAGAATCCGTACACCCAAGAGCGTTACATTTTAGATGAGTCCCACATTCAAGAACTCATAGAGTTGGATATTCCAGAATTACATTCGCCTCAAGATTTTTGGCTACTGCAGCAAACGGAAGATGAAGTACTCGATTATCGTCAAGCTGTGGAAAAGTATGCAGATTCAAAACAGACGGTGGAAACAGGTGGCGACCACAGTTTTATTGATTTTGAACGTTATCCAGCCCAAATCATCAAATTCTTAGACTTATAG
- the coaE gene encoding dephospho-CoA kinase (Dephospho-CoA kinase (CoaE) performs the final step in coenzyme A biosynthesis.) encodes MALVIGLTGGIASGKTTVANMFRDHFGIEIVDADVIARQVVEKGSIGLEAIHQHFGDEILTTEGELNRAELRTRIFANEDEKTWVNQLLHPMIRQQMERDLQRVTSPYALLVVPLLTENNLQHMADRVLVVDVDEETQIERTMSRDKVPMEQAKSILAAQASREQRLAIADDVIKNDAKNQKLLPQITELHKKYLAISRKNL; translated from the coding sequence ATGGCATTAGTGATTGGCTTAACCGGAGGCATCGCAAGCGGAAAGACCACTGTCGCCAATATGTTTCGCGACCACTTTGGTATTGAAATCGTTGATGCTGACGTGATTGCTCGACAAGTGGTGGAAAAAGGCAGTATCGGCCTCGAAGCCATCCATCAGCATTTTGGCGATGAGATCTTAACGACAGAGGGAGAACTCAACCGCGCTGAGCTTCGAACACGAATATTTGCCAATGAAGATGAAAAAACATGGGTTAATCAGTTGCTTCACCCAATGATTCGCCAACAAATGGAGCGAGACCTGCAACGAGTCACTTCGCCTTATGCGTTATTGGTCGTTCCGTTACTTACGGAAAACAATTTACAGCATATGGCGGACAGAGTTTTAGTTGTGGATGTCGATGAAGAAACACAAATTGAAAGGACAATGAGTCGAGACAAGGTGCCGATGGAACAAGCAAAATCGATCTTAGCTGCACAAGCCAGTCGTGAACAACGTTTAGCCATTGCCGACGATGTGATTAAAAATGACGCGAAAAACCAGAAACTTTTGCCTCAAATCACAGAATTACACAAAAAGTACCTAGCCATCAGCCGTAAAAATCTGTGA
- a CDS encoding type II secretion system F family protein, with amino-acid sequence MKKNSSPQLSSFRWSGINSTGKKVSGQLLALTESEVRDKLSEQSIKVKKLKKSSAPLFTRLFHRVKGNDITILTRQLSTMLTTGVPIVQALKLVGDNHRKPEMKSILTQISKGVEAGTPISKAMRNTSSHFDSLYVDLIQTGEQSGNLAEVFERLATYREKSEELRAKVIKALIYPAMVVLVALSVSYLMLTMVIPEFEAMFSGFGAELPWFTQQVLKLSHGVQAYSLVALVVTIASVVAFRAARKKSSLFRLKTSRLGLKCPVIGSVLAKAAIAKFSRTLATSFSAGIPILSSLKTTAKTAGNVHFEYAIDEVHRDTASGMPMYIAMRNTEAFPEMVLQMVMIGEESGKLDDMLNKIASIYEFEVDNTVDNLGKILEPLIIVFLGVVVGGLVVAMYLPIFNLMSVLG; translated from the coding sequence ATGAAAAAGAACTCTAGCCCTCAACTCAGTAGCTTTCGTTGGAGCGGAATAAACAGCACAGGTAAAAAAGTGTCTGGTCAGCTTCTGGCGCTGACGGAAAGCGAGGTTCGAGACAAACTAAGTGAACAGAGTATTAAAGTCAAAAAGCTCAAGAAAAGCAGTGCTCCACTCTTTACTCGACTGTTTCACCGAGTTAAGGGAAACGATATCACCATACTCACTCGCCAACTTTCTACCATGCTGACGACGGGAGTTCCTATTGTTCAAGCACTGAAACTGGTTGGTGACAATCACCGTAAGCCAGAAATGAAATCGATTCTGACTCAAATATCCAAAGGAGTTGAAGCCGGTACTCCCATTTCAAAAGCTATGCGTAACACCAGCAGCCACTTTGATTCCTTGTATGTTGACTTAATTCAGACTGGTGAACAGTCCGGAAACTTAGCTGAAGTTTTTGAACGTTTAGCCACGTACCGCGAAAAAAGCGAAGAGCTAAGAGCAAAAGTAATCAAAGCATTGATTTACCCAGCGATGGTTGTGCTTGTTGCCCTAAGTGTCTCGTACTTGATGTTAACCATGGTGATACCTGAGTTTGAAGCCATGTTCAGTGGCTTTGGCGCTGAACTCCCTTGGTTTACGCAGCAGGTTTTAAAACTTTCGCACGGCGTTCAAGCTTATAGCTTGGTTGCTCTTGTTGTTACCATTGCGTCTGTTGTCGCCTTTCGTGCTGCAAGGAAAAAATCCTCACTGTTTCGCCTAAAAACCAGCCGCCTAGGATTAAAATGTCCGGTTATCGGCAGCGTGTTAGCCAAAGCCGCTATCGCCAAATTCAGCCGCACACTGGCAACCAGTTTCAGCGCGGGTATTCCGATTCTCTCCAGTTTAAAAACCACTGCTAAAACCGCTGGCAATGTCCACTTTGAATACGCCATAGATGAAGTTCATCGTGATACCGCGTCGGGTATGCCTATGTATATCGCGATGCGAAATACGGAAGCTTTTCCTGAGATGGTATTGCAAATGGTAATGATCGGAGAGGAGTCAGGGAAACTCGACGACATGCTGAATAAAATTGCTTCGATCTACGAATTTGAGGTGGATAATACCGTCGATAATCTGGGGAAAATCCTCGAACCTTTAATTATTGTGTTTCTTGGCGTGGTTGTCGGCGGGTTAGTAGTGGCAATGTACTTGCCAATCTTTAACTTAATGAGTGTGTTAGGGTAA
- the cpdA gene encoding 3',5'-cyclic-AMP phosphodiesterase produces MNVSPSIDNPDSIKLVQITDTHLFAPDDGCLLSVNTADSFRAVVKEICSQQVQYDAVLATGDISQDHSAESYQRFSDSIQMLEKDCFWLPGNHDYKPNMGAVLPSPQIRTEEHVLLGEHWQMILLDSQVVGVPHGRLSDHQLALLDDKLTQYPDRYTLVLLHHHPLLVGSAWLDQHTLKDSESFWEVVQRHSNVKAVLCGHVHQNMDKEHMGVRVMATPSTCIQFKPNSNDFALDKTSPGWRELELCSDGTVKSAVKRLANGVFQPDFDASGY; encoded by the coding sequence TTGAACGTGTCGCCCAGTATAGACAATCCAGATAGCATAAAGCTTGTACAGATAACGGATACTCACTTATTCGCGCCCGACGATGGCTGTTTACTTAGCGTAAATACCGCTGACAGTTTTCGCGCCGTGGTGAAAGAGATTTGTTCTCAGCAAGTTCAGTATGACGCCGTTCTCGCAACGGGCGATATTTCGCAAGATCATAGTGCTGAATCATATCAACGTTTTTCAGATAGCATTCAAATGCTGGAGAAAGACTGTTTTTGGCTGCCTGGAAATCATGACTACAAACCGAACATGGGCGCAGTGTTACCATCACCTCAGATTCGCACCGAGGAGCATGTGCTGCTTGGTGAGCACTGGCAAATGATATTGCTAGACTCGCAAGTTGTTGGTGTCCCTCACGGCCGTTTAAGCGATCACCAGTTGGCTCTGTTGGATGATAAATTGACTCAGTATCCTGATAGATACACCTTAGTGCTTTTGCATCATCATCCTTTACTGGTAGGCAGTGCTTGGCTTGACCAACATACATTGAAAGACAGTGAATCATTTTGGGAAGTTGTACAACGTCATTCCAATGTGAAAGCGGTTTTATGTGGTCATGTACACCAGAATATGGACAAAGAACATATGGGCGTGAGAGTCATGGCGACACCTTCGACCTGTATCCAGTTCAAACCTAACTCGAATGATTTTGCGTTAGATAAAACCTCACCAGGTTGGCGTGAACTGGAGTTATGTTCCGATGGCACAGTGAAGTCAGCAGTAAAACGCTTAGCAAATGGTGTGTTTCAGCCTGATTTTGATGCGAGCGGTTACTAA
- the zapD gene encoding cell division protein ZapD, with protein sequence MTTHKFEHPLNEKTRIYLRVEALLHQMEKASAFADSIQHQLFFRSLFDLLEIFEQIQLKSELAKDIEKQRLTYRSWLNVDGVDQEMLSTLLAEVDEVHRNLMSADRFGQSLKEDRFLSAIRQRFNLPGGSCCFDLPALHYWLHLSPEKKSQDANKWMSTLKPLLDALTLWLKLTRETGSFKPRVAQSGFFQSDAEDANILRLSIPLEYGVYPMISGHKNRFAIKFIDFKTGQASSEEIPFDLAVCC encoded by the coding sequence ATGACGACACACAAGTTTGAACACCCTCTGAATGAAAAAACACGTATTTACTTACGAGTTGAAGCTTTGCTGCACCAGATGGAAAAAGCATCAGCCTTTGCTGACAGTATTCAGCACCAGTTATTTTTCCGTTCTCTATTTGATCTACTCGAAATTTTTGAGCAGATACAACTTAAGAGTGAACTGGCGAAAGATATCGAAAAACAGCGCCTCACTTATCGCAGTTGGTTAAACGTTGACGGTGTAGACCAAGAGATGCTTTCAACACTGCTTGCTGAAGTGGATGAAGTGCATCGCAACCTAATGAGCGCTGATCGTTTTGGTCAGTCACTTAAAGAAGATCGTTTCTTATCTGCCATCCGACAGCGTTTCAACCTACCCGGCGGTTCATGCTGTTTTGATCTTCCTGCTTTGCATTACTGGCTTCACCTATCACCAGAGAAAAAGTCTCAAGACGCCAACAAATGGATGAGTACCTTAAAACCATTGTTAGATGCGTTAACTCTTTGGCTCAAACTGACTCGTGAAACCGGTAGCTTTAAACCTCGTGTCGCTCAATCTGGATTTTTCCAAAGCGACGCAGAAGACGCCAATATTTTACGTCTATCCATTCCGCTCGAATATGGTGTGTACCCAATGATCTCTGGGCATAAAAATCGTTTCGCGATTAAATTTATCGACTTTAAAACTGGGCAAGCCAGCTCTGAAGAGATACCCTTTGACCTTGCTGTGTGCTGCTGA
- a CDS encoding prepilin peptidase encodes MEIFEYYPWLFVASACVLGLIIGSFLNVVIYRLPKMMEREWRQECTDYFPESNIQPPEGKLTLSTPRSTCPSCQTPLRIIDNVPVISWLLLRGKCAHCQAPISARYPLIELLTAAMSFLVAQHFGFSYFTIALLFFSYVLIAATFIDLDTMLLPDQLTLPLLWAGLSLSLLGISPVTLQDAVIGAIAGYLALWSVYWLFKLATGKEGMGYGDFKLLAALGAWLGWQLLPLIILLSSLVGLVFGIIQLRLKKQGIDKAFPFGPYIAIAGWIALLWGHEIIDSYYSYLLGY; translated from the coding sequence ATGGAAATTTTTGAATACTATCCTTGGCTTTTCGTAGCATCTGCCTGTGTACTTGGTTTAATTATCGGCAGCTTTCTTAATGTGGTGATTTATCGGCTACCGAAAATGATGGAGCGAGAATGGCGTCAGGAATGTACGGACTATTTTCCAGAATCCAACATTCAACCGCCAGAAGGCAAGCTGACCCTTAGCACACCACGCTCAACTTGCCCGAGTTGCCAAACACCACTGCGCATTATTGATAACGTACCCGTGATTAGCTGGCTGCTATTACGTGGTAAATGTGCCCATTGTCAGGCTCCCATCAGTGCACGTTACCCGTTGATTGAGCTCCTTACAGCAGCGATGAGCTTTCTTGTCGCACAACATTTTGGCTTTAGTTACTTCACTATTGCCTTGTTGTTTTTCAGCTATGTCCTTATCGCAGCAACTTTTATCGATTTAGACACCATGCTGCTACCGGATCAGTTGACACTGCCTTTACTTTGGGCTGGATTATCACTGTCATTATTGGGTATCAGTCCTGTTACGCTTCAAGATGCGGTGATAGGCGCTATCGCAGGTTACTTAGCTTTGTGGTCAGTGTATTGGCTATTTAAACTTGCGACTGGCAAAGAAGGTATGGGATACGGTGATTTCAAGCTACTCGCAGCGCTCGGAGCATGGTTGGGGTGGCAACTACTACCTTTGATTATTTTGCTTTCTTCTCTTGTCGGGCTGGTGTTCGGTATTATTCAATTGCGATTAAAGAAACAAGGTATTGATAAAGCCTTCCCGTTTGGACCTTATATTGCCATTGCTGGATGGATAGCTCTGCTTTGGGGACACGAAATCATTGATAGCTACTACTCTTACTTATTGGGGTACTAA
- the yacG gene encoding DNA gyrase inhibitor YacG has product MSSPKPTVVKCPQCKQEVVWNEQSPYRPFCSKKCQMIDFGEWADEEKAIAGAPDMSDSDGWTEDYNS; this is encoded by the coding sequence ATGTCGTCCCCAAAGCCTACTGTGGTGAAATGTCCCCAATGCAAGCAAGAAGTTGTATGGAATGAGCAAAGTCCTTATCGCCCTTTTTGTAGTAAAAAATGCCAAATGATTGATTTTGGTGAATGGGCTGATGAAGAAAAAGCCATTGCTGGTGCACCAGATATGTCTGACTCTGACGGATGGACAGAAGACTACAACTCTTAA
- the parE gene encoding DNA topoisomerase IV subunit B, whose product MTEQYNAGAIEVLNGLEPVRRRPGMYTDTTRPNHLGQEVIDNSVDEALAGHATKVQVILHADQSLEVIDDGRGMPVDIHPEEKISGVELIFCKLHAGGKFSNKNYQFSGGLHGVGISVVNALSKRVEVAVRRDGQIYEIAFEHGNKVSDLTVTGTCGRRNRGTSVHFWPESSYFDYANFSVSRLVNNLRAKAVLCPGLEITFSDKVNDKEYRWLYEDGLKDYLVEGVKDSIVLPEEPFTGEFKAETEAATWALIWLPEGGELITESYVNLIPTAQGGTHVNGLRQGLLEAMREFCEFRNLLPRGVKLTGEDVFDRCAYVLSVKMQDPQFAGQTKERLSSRQTAAFVSGVVKDSFSLWLNEKPQLAEQLAEVCIANAHSRMRASKKVVRKKVASGPALPGKLTDCSVQDLSRTEIFFVEGDSAGGSAKQARDREFQAVMPLRGKILNTWEVSADQVLASQEVHDISVALGIDPDSDDLSGLRYGKICILADADSDGLHIATLLCALFTKHFQALTKAGHIYVAMPPLYRIDCGKEVFYALDDAEKDGILERLSQKKAKINVQRFKGLGEMNPLQLRETTMDPNTRRLVQLTIDDETATDEMLDMLLGKKRADDRRTWLQSNGDLAEV is encoded by the coding sequence ATGACTGAACAATATAATGCTGGAGCCATTGAAGTCCTTAATGGCTTAGAACCAGTGCGTCGCAGGCCTGGGATGTACACGGATACAACGCGCCCGAACCACCTTGGGCAAGAAGTTATCGACAACAGTGTCGATGAAGCGTTGGCCGGACATGCCACAAAGGTTCAGGTAATCCTTCACGCCGATCAATCATTAGAAGTGATTGATGATGGTCGAGGCATGCCTGTAGATATTCACCCAGAAGAAAAAATTTCTGGTGTCGAGCTTATCTTCTGTAAGCTTCATGCTGGCGGTAAGTTTTCGAACAAAAACTATCAATTCTCCGGTGGCCTTCACGGTGTCGGTATTTCAGTAGTAAACGCACTTTCAAAACGCGTTGAAGTTGCTGTACGTCGCGATGGTCAAATTTACGAAATTGCTTTCGAACACGGCAACAAAGTTTCCGATCTTACTGTGACTGGAACCTGTGGTCGTCGCAATCGTGGTACTAGCGTTCACTTCTGGCCTGAAAGTTCTTATTTCGATTACGCGAACTTTTCGGTGTCACGCTTAGTTAATAACTTGCGTGCCAAAGCGGTATTGTGTCCGGGTTTAGAAATCACTTTTAGCGATAAAGTCAACGATAAAGAGTACCGCTGGCTGTATGAAGATGGCTTAAAGGACTATTTAGTCGAAGGTGTTAAAGATTCGATTGTTCTACCTGAAGAACCATTCACTGGAGAATTTAAGGCTGAAACTGAAGCGGCAACTTGGGCGCTTATTTGGCTGCCTGAAGGTGGTGAGTTAATCACAGAGAGTTACGTTAACTTAATTCCGACCGCGCAAGGTGGTACTCACGTCAATGGTTTACGTCAAGGCTTACTCGAAGCAATGCGTGAGTTCTGTGAATTCCGTAATTTGCTGCCACGTGGCGTTAAGCTAACGGGTGAAGATGTATTTGACCGCTGTGCGTATGTTCTTTCGGTGAAAATGCAGGATCCGCAATTTGCAGGACAAACCAAAGAGCGTCTCTCTTCTCGTCAAACGGCCGCATTTGTTTCTGGTGTGGTGAAAGACTCGTTTAGTCTGTGGCTGAATGAAAAACCGCAACTTGCAGAACAGCTAGCAGAAGTGTGTATTGCGAATGCTCACAGCCGTATGCGTGCAAGTAAGAAAGTGGTCCGTAAGAAAGTGGCTTCTGGCCCGGCTCTACCGGGCAAACTCACCGACTGTTCAGTGCAAGACCTTAGCCGTACTGAAATCTTCTTCGTCGAAGGGGATTCTGCGGGTGGTAGTGCGAAGCAAGCTCGCGATCGCGAATTCCAAGCGGTTATGCCACTACGCGGTAAAATTCTTAATACTTGGGAAGTGTCTGCTGATCAGGTGCTAGCGTCTCAAGAAGTGCACGATATTTCTGTTGCTTTGGGCATTGACCCAGATAGTGATGACTTAAGCGGATTGCGTTACGGCAAGATCTGTATTCTTGCCGATGCGGACTCGGATGGTCTTCATATCGCAACTCTGCTTTGTGCTCTGTTTACCAAGCACTTCCAAGCACTGACCAAAGCGGGTCATATCTATGTTGCTATGCCTCCTCTTTACCGAATCGACTGTGGTAAAGAAGTGTTCTATGCGTTAGATGACGCAGAGAAAGATGGCATTTTGGAAAGACTAAGCCAGAAAAAAGCCAAAATTAACGTTCAGCGATTCAAAGGGTTGGGTGAGATGAACCCACTTCAATTGCGTGAAACAACCATGGATCCAAACACTCGTCGTTTAGTACAGCTCACGATTGATGATGAAACGGCAACGGATGAGATGTTGGACATGCTTTTAGGCAAGAAACGTGCGGATGACCGTCGTACTTGGCTACAAAGCAATGGCGATTTGGCTGAGGTGTAA